From one Ursus arctos isolate Adak ecotype North America unplaced genomic scaffold, UrsArc2.0 scaffold_26, whole genome shotgun sequence genomic stretch:
- the LOC125282298 gene encoding olfactory receptor 6C2-like — MRNHTVTTFILLGLTDDPHLKTVIFVFLFLTYMLSVTGNLTIISLTFIDSHLQNAMYFFLQNFSFLEISFTSACIPRYLYNISTGDKTITYDNCAIKIFFTELFAVTEFFILATMSYDRYVAICKPLHYVTIMNKKVRRSLILGCWTAGFLIILPPLSLGLNLEFCDSNVIDHFFCDSAPLLKISCSETWLIEQMVIACAVLTFIMTLICVVLSYIYIIKAILRFSSVQQRKKAFSTCSSHMIVVSVTYGSCIFIYVKPSAKESVAIDKGVAVLITSVAPMLNPFIYTLRNKQVKQAVKDSIKRIALFSKK, encoded by the coding sequence ATGCGAAACCACACAGTAACAACTTTCATCCTGCTGGGACTGACTGATGATCCACACCTGAAGACTGTGATTTTCGTCTTTCTGTTTCTCACCTATATGTTGAGTGTAACTGGGAACCTGACAATCATCTCCCTGACCTTCATAGATTCTCACCTTCAGAATGCCATGTACTTTTTCCTACAAAATTTCTCCTTCTTAGAAATCTCATTTACCTCTGCTTGTATTCCCAGATATTTGTACAACATATCAACAGGTGACAAGACAATCACATATGACAATTgtgccattaaaattttttttactgaacTTTTTGCTGTAACAGAATTCTTTATCCTGGCCACCATGTCCTATGATCGATATGTTGCCATCTGTAAACCCCTGCATTACGTGACCATCATGAACAAGAAGGTCCGTAGAAGTCTCATCCTTGGGTGCTGGACAGCTGGCTTCTTGATCATACTCCCACCACTCAGCCTGGGCCTAAATCTGGAATTTTGTGACTCTAACGTTATTGACCATTTTTTCTGTGATTCAGCCCCCCTCCTAAAGATATCATGTTCAGAAACATGGCTTATAGAGCAGATGGTCATAGCCTGTGCTGTGTTGACCTTTATTATGACCCTCATATGTGTAGTTCTATCCTATATATACATTATCAAGGCCATTCTACGATTCTCTTCTGTCCAgcaaagaaaaaaggcattttctaCGTGTTCTTCCCACATGATTGTCGTCTCCGTCACCTATGGcagctgtattttcatttatgttaagCCGTCAGCAAAGGAATCCGTGGCCATTGATAAGGGTGTGGCAGTCCTTATCACATCCGTTGCTCCTATGCTCAACCCCTTCATTTACACCTTGAGAAACAAGCAAGTAAAACAAGCTGTCAAAGACTCAATCAAAAGAATTGCATTGTTCTCAAAAAAGTAA